One genomic segment of Intestinimonas butyriciproducens includes these proteins:
- a CDS encoding response regulator transcription factor, which translates to MADRILIVEDEPRMRDILRDYFHAHGVEADLAADGAAGLDRFRARDYDAVLLDVMMPGLDGYGVCRAIRRESRVPILFLTALGGETHALEGYGLGADDYVTKPFSLAVLLARTTALIRRSRGTSDGTLICGEIRLDTGRMACTVCNTAVKLSPREYDLLLCLLRNRGRVLSREHLLTRVWGWDFEGELRAVDVQIKNLRAALGPAGGQIKTVVKAGYKLEEA; encoded by the coding sequence ATGGCTGACCGGATCCTGATTGTGGAAGATGAGCCCCGCATGCGGGATATCCTCCGGGACTATTTCCATGCCCACGGGGTGGAGGCCGACCTGGCCGCAGACGGCGCGGCGGGTCTGGACCGCTTCCGGGCGCGGGACTACGACGCGGTACTGCTGGACGTGATGATGCCGGGCCTGGACGGCTACGGCGTGTGCCGTGCCATCCGCCGGGAGAGCCGGGTCCCCATCCTCTTCCTCACGGCCCTTGGCGGGGAAACTCACGCGCTGGAGGGCTACGGGCTGGGTGCAGACGACTATGTGACCAAGCCCTTCTCCCTGGCCGTTCTCCTGGCCAGGACCACAGCCCTGATCCGCCGCAGCCGCGGCACCTCCGACGGCACGCTGATCTGTGGGGAAATTCGGCTGGATACCGGCCGCATGGCCTGTACAGTATGTAATACTGCTGTCAAATTATCCCCTCGGGAGTATGATCTGCTCCTCTGCCTCCTGCGCAACCGCGGCAGGGTCCTCTCCCGGGAGCACCTGCTCACCCGGGTATGGGGCTGGGATTTTGAGGGGGAGCTCCGGGCGGTGGACGTCCAAATCAAAAACCTTCGCGCCGCGCTGGGGCCCGCGGGCGGACAGATCAAGACCGTGGTCAAGGCGGGCTACAAGCTGGAGGAGGCGTGA
- a CDS encoding toxic anion resistance protein: MADNTDFTPELTLTPDMGAAAAAEAPKAPDAPSLTLNPTVAPEDAAEAQKVRDANAVKLDESQLTEAERKMVNEFAQKIDIKDSNVVLQYGAAAQKNIASFSENTLNSVRTKDLGEIGQSLAGLVGELQNFGQEEKSGLFGFFQKKKNDLESMKAQYAKAETNVNKIVAVLEGHQVTLMKDIAMLDQMYDLNTKYYKELTMYILAGKKRLEQVRAGELEELRKKAAQSGAQEDAQAYNDLANMCSRFEKKIHDLELTRMISIQMGPQTRLIQNNDALMLEKIQSSLVNTIPLWKSQMVLSLGLEHSRQATAAQSAVTNMTNELLQKNADMLKMGTIETAKEAERSVVDIQTLQHTNQQLISTLDEVMKIQQDGAQKRREAELELGRIEGELKQKLLELRG, from the coding sequence ATGGCCGACAACACCGATTTCACCCCTGAACTCACGCTGACCCCCGATATGGGTGCGGCGGCCGCCGCCGAGGCCCCCAAGGCCCCCGACGCGCCCAGCCTGACCCTGAATCCCACCGTGGCTCCTGAGGACGCCGCCGAGGCCCAAAAGGTCCGGGACGCCAACGCGGTCAAGCTGGATGAGAGCCAGCTCACCGAGGCGGAGCGCAAGATGGTCAACGAGTTCGCCCAGAAGATCGATATCAAGGACTCCAACGTGGTCCTGCAGTACGGCGCCGCCGCGCAGAAGAATATCGCCTCCTTCTCTGAAAACACCCTCAACTCCGTCCGCACCAAGGACCTGGGCGAGATCGGCCAGTCCCTGGCCGGTCTGGTAGGAGAGCTGCAAAACTTCGGCCAGGAGGAGAAGAGCGGTCTCTTCGGCTTCTTCCAGAAAAAGAAAAACGATCTGGAGTCCATGAAAGCCCAGTACGCCAAGGCCGAGACCAACGTGAACAAGATCGTGGCCGTGCTGGAGGGCCATCAGGTGACCCTGATGAAGGACATCGCCATGCTGGACCAGATGTACGATCTCAACACCAAGTACTACAAGGAGCTCACCATGTATATTCTGGCGGGCAAGAAGCGCCTGGAGCAGGTCCGCGCCGGCGAGCTGGAGGAGCTGCGGAAAAAGGCCGCCCAGAGCGGGGCCCAGGAGGATGCCCAGGCCTACAACGACCTGGCCAACATGTGCTCCCGCTTTGAAAAGAAGATCCATGACCTGGAGCTCACCCGTATGATCTCCATCCAGATGGGCCCCCAGACCCGGCTCATCCAGAACAACGACGCCCTGATGCTGGAGAAGATCCAGTCCTCCCTGGTGAACACCATTCCGCTGTGGAAGAGCCAGATGGTCCTGTCGCTGGGTCTGGAGCACTCCCGGCAGGCCACGGCGGCCCAGAGCGCCGTCACCAACATGACCAACGAGCTCTTGCAGAAGAACGCCGACATGCTCAAGATGGGCACCATCGAGACCGCCAAGGAGGCCGAGCGCAGCGTGGTGGATATCCAGACCCTGCAGCACACCAATCAGCAGCTCATCTCCACCCTAGACGAGGTCATGAAGATCCAGCAGGACGGCGCCCAGAAGCGCCGGGAGGCCGAGCTGGAGCTGGGACGGATCGAGGGCGAGCTCAAGCAGAAGCTGCTGGAGCTGCGCGGTTGA
- a CDS encoding GNAT family N-acetyltransferase, which yields MKQPGGDVEVERFAAEIAPKGKGYLAVRRCPPDELAHVLEREAGALFSAGARRVYAASTDPGAPLHEGKLGRCRLTHVHDMLLLRRELGEARPGPGGLAVLEPLRPAEGEAWLKIHNEGFFDVPNSATYGPEELETCLDEDHDCGFFLFEGKAVGVYELALAGQEPEIEGIALRPGFRGRGLGRELLLSAMDRLAELGFQSCFLRVASSNMPALRLYRESGFAEEQIHSKWFEVTVEHG from the coding sequence ATGAAGCAACCCGGTGGGGATGTAGAGGTAGAGCGCTTCGCTGCGGAGATCGCACCCAAGGGCAAGGGGTATCTTGCCGTTCGCAGATGCCCGCCGGACGAGTTGGCCCATGTGCTGGAACGGGAGGCCGGCGCCCTGTTTTCCGCAGGGGCCCGTCGGGTCTATGCCGCCTCTACTGATCCAGGCGCACCCCTGCATGAGGGGAAGCTGGGGCGGTGCAGGCTGACCCATGTACACGATATGCTGCTCCTGCGCCGGGAGCTGGGAGAGGCGCGGCCCGGGCCCGGAGGATTGGCTGTGCTGGAACCGCTCCGCCCTGCGGAGGGCGAAGCATGGCTCAAAATCCATAACGAGGGATTTTTTGATGTGCCCAATTCCGCGACCTATGGTCCGGAGGAGCTGGAAACCTGTCTGGACGAAGATCATGACTGTGGTTTTTTTCTCTTTGAGGGCAAGGCGGTGGGCGTCTATGAGCTGGCGCTGGCCGGACAAGAGCCGGAGATCGAGGGCATTGCCCTTCGGCCGGGCTTCCGGGGCCGTGGCCTGGGCCGGGAGCTGTTGCTCTCAGCCATGGACCGGCTGGCCGAACTGGGCTTTCAAAGCTGTTTCCTGCGGGTAGCCAGCTCCAACATGCCGGCGCTCCGCCTCTACCGGGAGAGCGGTTTTGCAGAGGAACAGATACATTCCAAATGGTTTGAGGTGACCGTAGAGCATGGATGA
- a CDS encoding DUF975 family protein, with the protein MEYDRVRIKLAAKAAVRQGSPRPWLVTLIYLLLTQALVSAVSTAATLPVTLAAGANLAIRGHGGHISRGATSAASGLFLAVMVFLYLLAMLFTLVMQTGYLHYTMRLWRGRRTEIKDLFFGFHLAGRIICLSLLLFLLSFLWTVVSLAVLVPFSLLAVWLDSQLLALLLLPATVLSMALLYNRLLRYALSYYLLLDHPDWRALDCIHESKRLMTGRRWSLLLLSLSFLGWALLVAAIILAVYLLGGFAIFFFFQVSRGGFAALPVRVFGMFLPLLLAAAALLCSAPLLLWLTAYMGTAFAGFYDCAAGTSPAPVDESAPPAPVETYCRVGGPDKASVPHYYYSGAPAGEPPRRVPGPPPSPHEPELPPGFYTGFLHKDPPEDGAP; encoded by the coding sequence GTGGAATACGACCGCGTTCGCATTAAGCTGGCGGCCAAGGCCGCCGTCCGCCAGGGCTCTCCCCGCCCCTGGCTGGTCACGCTGATCTATCTGCTCCTTACACAGGCCCTGGTCTCCGCAGTTTCCACGGCCGCCACGCTTCCGGTCACCCTTGCCGCCGGGGCCAATCTTGCCATACGGGGCCATGGCGGCCACATCAGCCGCGGGGCTACGTCCGCCGCCTCCGGGCTCTTCCTGGCGGTGATGGTCTTCCTCTACCTCCTGGCTATGCTGTTCACCCTGGTCATGCAGACCGGCTATCTCCACTACACCATGCGGCTCTGGAGGGGCCGCCGCACCGAGATCAAGGACCTCTTTTTCGGCTTTCACCTGGCCGGGCGGATCATCTGCCTGTCCCTGCTGCTCTTTCTGCTCAGTTTCTTGTGGACCGTGGTCTCTCTGGCGGTTCTGGTCCCATTTTCCCTGCTGGCCGTCTGGCTGGACAGCCAGCTTCTTGCGCTCCTCCTCCTCCCGGCCACTGTACTGAGCATGGCCCTCCTCTATAACCGTCTGCTGCGGTACGCCCTCTCCTACTATCTCCTGCTGGACCATCCCGATTGGAGGGCCCTGGACTGCATCCATGAGAGCAAGCGCCTAATGACGGGCCGCCGCTGGTCCCTTCTTCTTCTGTCTCTGTCTTTTTTGGGCTGGGCCCTGCTGGTGGCCGCCATCATCCTGGCGGTTTACCTGTTGGGCGGCTTTGCCATCTTCTTTTTCTTCCAGGTGAGCCGTGGGGGCTTTGCCGCCCTTCCGGTGCGTGTCTTCGGCATGTTCCTCCCCCTGCTCCTGGCCGCGGCCGCCCTGCTGTGCAGCGCCCCGCTGCTCCTGTGGCTCACCGCCTACATGGGCACGGCCTTTGCCGGTTTCTACGACTGCGCCGCCGGCACTTCTCCCGCCCCCGTGGATGAGTCCGCTCCGCCGGCGCCTGTCGAGACCTACTGCCGGGTGGGCGGGCCCGACAAGGCATCCGTCCCTCACTACTACTATTCCGGCGCCCCGGCCGGGGAACCGCCCCGCCGGGTCCCCGGCCCGCCTCCGTCTCCCCATGAGCCGGAACTTCCCCCCGGCTTCTACACCGGTTTTCTCCACAAGGACCCCCCGGAAGACGGAGCGCCTTAA
- a CDS encoding TPM domain-containing protein, with the protein MKFFQKRSVAVVLTLLIILASIGLGQVRRPVQSSPAPEPADPSALDTSLNTSGYTDWLWDEAGVLSDATEETLCLYNANWDARYGMIMAVAAVSDTDGMAIDTYTYQLGNDIGLGSQDLLLVMDVGGQDAFLIPGDSVTSALSDSVITQYMDQYYDAFMARDYDTFALGVFSSFQTFFSSHLNAAQSTPAPGYAEGYVRDVSWVVQIFFLILLILIVFSIIDSTRYTAYRRRYYGMGVPPVVFRPLLFWHGPGYGWYRRRWRQPPPPPGRGPRPPRGPGGGPTPPRGGGFSSGPKRGGFGGGSRGSGFSSGSRGSGFSSGSRGGGFSSGSRGGGFSSGSRGGGFGGGSRGGGFGGRR; encoded by the coding sequence ATGAAGTTCTTTCAAAAACGCAGCGTAGCGGTGGTCCTCACCCTTCTGATCATCCTGGCCTCCATCGGCCTGGGTCAGGTCCGGCGTCCCGTACAGTCCTCCCCCGCGCCGGAGCCCGCCGATCCCTCAGCGCTGGACACCAGCCTGAACACCTCCGGCTACACAGACTGGCTGTGGGACGAGGCCGGTGTGCTCTCCGATGCCACAGAGGAGACGTTGTGCCTCTATAACGCCAACTGGGACGCCCGTTACGGTATGATCATGGCGGTGGCCGCAGTGTCCGACACCGACGGCATGGCCATCGACACCTACACCTATCAGCTCGGCAACGACATTGGTCTCGGCTCCCAGGACCTGCTGCTGGTAATGGACGTGGGTGGGCAGGACGCCTTCCTGATCCCGGGCGACAGCGTGACCTCCGCCCTGAGCGACTCCGTGATCACCCAGTACATGGACCAGTACTACGACGCATTCATGGCCAGGGATTACGACACCTTCGCCCTGGGGGTGTTCTCCTCCTTCCAGACGTTCTTCTCCTCCCATCTGAACGCCGCACAGAGTACGCCGGCGCCCGGCTATGCCGAGGGTTATGTCCGAGATGTGAGCTGGGTGGTCCAGATCTTTTTCCTCATCCTTCTGATCCTCATCGTATTCTCCATCATCGACAGCACCCGATACACCGCCTACCGCAGAAGATATTACGGTATGGGGGTCCCCCCGGTGGTCTTTCGCCCCCTTCTCTTCTGGCACGGGCCTGGCTACGGCTGGTATCGGCGGCGCTGGCGCCAGCCTCCTCCTCCGCCCGGAAGGGGTCCACGTCCCCCCAGAGGGCCGGGAGGCGGACCCACGCCCCCGCGGGGCGGCGGTTTCAGCTCCGGTCCCAAGCGCGGCGGCTTCGGCGGCGGTTCCAGGGGCAGCGGCTTCAGCTCCGGCTCCAGGGGCAGCGGCTTCAGCTCCGGCTCCAGGGGCGGCGGCTTCAGCTCCGGCTCCAGGGGCGGCGGCTTCAGCTCCGGCTCCAGGGGCGGCGGCTTCGGCGGCGGTTCCAGGGGCGGCGGCTTCGGCGGCCGCCGGTAA
- a CDS encoding SGNH/GDSL hydrolase family protein, with protein sequence MSYQIVAFGDSNTRYYLGDTGTAGPLEDAWPARLEALLRDRGRDVAVKNEGHPGIQADFAMEHFDAATKGADLCVLGFGTNDAKKLEVPLGEFLSEVSDVLDQAGEAGIPLILLGIPWFSEEVAGRDVQARLPIWNESLASLCDQLRIPFVDLYTPFLGDPERWFNERTTPKRHLSAAAEQRVAELVLPLVLRQMDR encoded by the coding sequence ATGTCGTATCAGATCGTAGCCTTTGGAGATTCCAACACGAGGTATTATCTGGGGGACACCGGCACGGCGGGCCCCTTGGAGGACGCCTGGCCTGCCCGCCTGGAGGCACTTCTGCGGGATCGGGGCAGGGACGTGGCGGTGAAAAACGAGGGACACCCCGGCATCCAGGCGGATTTCGCCATGGAACACTTCGACGCCGCCACCAAGGGCGCTGACCTGTGCGTGCTGGGCTTCGGCACCAACGACGCCAAGAAGCTGGAGGTCCCTCTGGGCGAATTCCTCTCCGAGGTCTCCGACGTGCTGGACCAGGCGGGGGAAGCCGGTATACCCCTCATTCTGCTGGGAATCCCCTGGTTCTCAGAGGAGGTGGCCGGGCGGGATGTGCAGGCCCGGCTACCCATTTGGAACGAGTCGCTCGCCAGCCTCTGCGATCAGTTGAGGATCCCCTTCGTAGACCTCTATACGCCCTTCCTGGGCGACCCGGAGCGCTGGTTCAACGAGCGGACGACCCCGAAGCGCCACCTCTCCGCCGCGGCGGAACAGCGGGTAGCCGAGCTGGTCCTGCCCCTGGTGCTCCGACAGATGGACCGCTAG
- a CDS encoding 5-bromo-4-chloroindolyl phosphate hydrolysis family protein has protein sequence MAKVVKKSVVPIYAVAVVWLIFGLFLPLYRPLHYAAAAGASLAAFLIAKAIWPDRSFETPEAAKDSDPQAEVPPKAEEKKAPSTGNPELDALIQDRDRAVSEMRRLNDAIEDPTLSAQIDHLEEITKKIISYVVEHPQKLSQIRKFMNYYLPTTLKLLNAYDRMGSAGVSGTNIDGTMGKIETMMDTVTKAFDKQLDALFGDEALDISTDITVMENLLAQEGLTGEQLRSES, from the coding sequence ATGGCTAAGGTAGTAAAAAAATCTGTGGTCCCCATCTATGCGGTGGCCGTGGTGTGGCTGATCTTCGGGCTGTTCCTGCCCCTGTACCGGCCCCTCCATTATGCGGCGGCGGCGGGTGCCTCCCTGGCGGCCTTTCTCATCGCCAAGGCCATCTGGCCGGACCGCAGCTTCGAGACCCCGGAGGCCGCGAAGGACTCCGATCCCCAGGCGGAGGTGCCCCCCAAGGCGGAGGAGAAAAAGGCCCCTTCCACCGGCAATCCCGAGCTGGACGCCCTGATCCAGGACCGGGACCGGGCCGTCTCTGAAATGCGTCGTCTCAATGACGCCATCGAGGACCCCACCCTCTCCGCCCAGATCGACCATCTGGAGGAGATCACCAAGAAGATCATCTCCTATGTGGTGGAGCACCCTCAAAAGCTCTCCCAGATCCGCAAATTCATGAACTACTATCTCCCCACCACCCTCAAGCTCCTCAATGCCTATGACAGGATGGGCTCCGCGGGCGTGTCCGGCACCAACATCGACGGCACCATGGGAAAGATCGAGACGATGATGGACACGGTCACCAAAGCCTTCGACAAGCAGCTCGACGCCCTCTTCGGCGACGAGGCCCTGGATATCTCCACCGACATCACCGTGATGGAAAACCTGTTGGCCCAGGAAGGACTGACGGGCGAGCAGCTCCGCAGCGAGTCCTGA
- a CDS encoding M15 family metallopeptidase, with the protein MDEPEQFWKPIPPYDDRGWDLVPPIEECGEPLVDITGRTPRILCGASYLRQGLDGALDRCWVREGMWERLRCVLALLPERYSLLIFDGLRPLRVQRAIYDQFKTVIQEERPGISAAELELILEDYVARPVKRLDRPAPHTTGGAVDLTLCLDGTPMDMGTGFDNLTSQAHTDWFERTDGGRETMRDQRRLLFHVMEAAGFVNYGCEWWHYSYGDRQWARQKKGVPIYGFCPECDG; encoded by the coding sequence ATGGATGAGCCGGAACAGTTTTGGAAACCGATCCCGCCCTATGATGACCGGGGATGGGACTTGGTGCCCCCCATTGAGGAGTGCGGCGAGCCTCTGGTGGATATTACCGGGCGGACGCCCCGGATCCTCTGCGGGGCGTCTTATCTGCGCCAGGGGCTGGATGGCGCGCTGGACCGCTGCTGGGTGCGGGAGGGGATGTGGGAGCGGCTCAGGTGCGTGCTTGCGCTGCTGCCGGAGCGATACTCCCTGTTGATTTTTGATGGGCTGCGCCCCCTGCGGGTACAGCGGGCCATCTATGACCAGTTCAAAACGGTCATTCAGGAGGAACGCCCGGGCATCTCAGCGGCGGAACTGGAGCTCATACTGGAGGACTATGTGGCCAGGCCGGTCAAGCGGCTGGACCGGCCCGCGCCCCATACCACCGGCGGCGCGGTGGATCTGACGCTGTGTCTGGATGGAACGCCCATGGATATGGGTACCGGGTTTGACAACCTCACCAGTCAGGCTCACACCGACTGGTTTGAACGGACGGACGGTGGGAGGGAGACGATGCGGGACCAGCGGCGGCTCTTGTTCCATGTGATGGAGGCGGCAGGCTTTGTCAACTACGGCTGTGAGTGGTGGCACTATTCCTATGGAGACCGCCAGTGGGCCCGACAGAAGAAAGGTGTCCCCATCTACGGATTCTGCCCGGAGTGCGACGGGTGA
- the ilvA gene encoding threonine ammonia-lyase: MMTLEDFKAARSVLAGVIADTHLVHSVAFSKATGNHVYIKPENMQVTGAYKIRGAYYKISTLTPEEKARGLITASAGNHAQGVAYAAQAAGVKATVVMPTTTPLVKVNNTKDYGANVILHGAVFDDAAELASQLAEAEGYTYIHPFNDPILATGQGTIAYEIFSDLPEVDIILVPVGGGGLAAGVATLAKLLNPNVKVIGVEPTGAASMKASLEAGHVVSLDRVETIADGVAVKTPGDKIFPYVQQNLDGILTIEDRELVDAFLDMMEKHKMIVENAGLLSIAALAHLDCTGKNVVSVLSGGNMDVITVSSLVQHGLVSRGRVFTFSVQLPDRPGELVRVAEIVAEQNGNIIRLEHNQFVNINRQSGVELRVTLEAFGHVHKQEIIKAVKDGGYDVREVMTTSV, encoded by the coding sequence ATGATGACGCTGGAGGATTTCAAGGCCGCCCGCAGTGTGCTTGCGGGCGTGATCGCGGACACCCATCTGGTCCACTCCGTGGCTTTTTCCAAAGCCACGGGGAACCATGTCTATATCAAACCGGAAAACATGCAGGTGACCGGCGCCTACAAGATCCGGGGCGCCTACTATAAGATCAGCACCCTCACCCCGGAGGAGAAGGCGCGGGGCCTTATTACCGCTTCCGCTGGCAACCACGCCCAGGGGGTGGCCTACGCCGCCCAGGCCGCCGGCGTGAAGGCAACGGTGGTCATGCCCACCACCACGCCCCTGGTGAAGGTGAACAACACCAAGGACTACGGGGCCAACGTCATCCTGCACGGCGCCGTCTTTGACGACGCCGCGGAGCTGGCCTCCCAACTGGCGGAGGCGGAGGGCTATACGTACATCCACCCGTTCAACGATCCCATTCTGGCCACCGGACAGGGGACCATCGCCTATGAGATATTTTCCGATCTGCCGGAGGTGGACATCATTCTGGTGCCCGTGGGCGGCGGCGGCCTTGCCGCGGGGGTGGCCACCTTGGCCAAGCTCCTCAACCCCAATGTAAAGGTCATCGGCGTAGAGCCCACCGGGGCGGCCTCCATGAAGGCCAGCCTGGAGGCGGGCCATGTGGTCAGCCTGGACAGGGTGGAGACCATCGCGGACGGCGTGGCCGTCAAGACCCCTGGGGACAAGATTTTCCCATATGTGCAGCAGAATCTGGACGGCATCCTCACCATCGAGGACCGGGAGCTGGTGGATGCCTTCCTGGATATGATGGAAAAGCACAAAATGATCGTGGAGAACGCCGGGCTGCTGTCCATAGCCGCCCTGGCCCATCTGGACTGCACAGGCAAGAATGTGGTGAGCGTGCTCTCCGGCGGCAACATGGATGTCATCACCGTCTCCTCCCTGGTCCAGCACGGCCTGGTGAGCCGGGGACGGGTATTCACCTTCTCGGTGCAGCTGCCTGACCGGCCGGGCGAGCTGGTGCGGGTGGCGGAGATCGTGGCGGAGCAGAACGGCAACATCATCCGCCTGGAGCACAACCAGTTCGTCAACATCAACCGCCAGAGCGGCGTGGAACTGCGCGTGACGCTGGAGGCCTTTGGGCATGTCCACAAGCAGGAGATCATCAAGGCGGTGAAGGACGGGGGCTACGACGTCCGTGAGGTCATGACCACCAGCGTGTAG
- a CDS encoding sensor histidine kinase → MRKLFWTVFLRTAAVFLAFWALMAGVISFRSLDAREASLRAEIRETLDWNLMNCQLVLEGTAAAVEKPALLADRMAACSPAAGSMGVFRIYDLDGTELARSPLTSGYFSLPGTGVYDYFLHFDPVLTDDEQLALARLLRADKDLCAFYGAEGGLYGEGDVDRPGLYGEVTGVVEHNVVYPQKLVYYFADGPLTLLDTDSAYFEGKTLTTLAFDAARLQSPLIWSDDPPELALQLFRQAQARVDSLVGSRGPSASWVGAVEGGAGYAHCGIVAPYDNLISAYGAAYPPLRLATHGLGLLYGSTFFFALLLAVLVARSQSRSLQRERDLTNAVAHELKTPLALVRSYAEGLSEDIAPEKREEYLSVIVEESDRMAALVGSLLDLSRLESGRARFQPVPVALDQVVRDVLRPLEHPARKKGITLSLTLEPCTLSGDREQLTRLVGNLASNALRHCAPRGEVRFLLRVEKGSALLRVENDGDPIPPEVLPRLFEPFYKADPARTRTQGGTGLGLALVQEITALHGGRCGADSLASGAAFWCTFPICQAPDSMV, encoded by the coding sequence ATGCGCAAGCTGTTCTGGACCGTTTTTCTGCGAACGGCGGCGGTTTTTCTGGCCTTTTGGGCACTGATGGCGGGTGTGATCTCCTTCCGCAGTCTGGACGCCCGGGAGGCCTCTCTGCGTGCAGAGATCCGCGAGACCCTGGACTGGAACCTCATGAACTGCCAGCTGGTGCTGGAGGGGACGGCGGCGGCTGTGGAAAAGCCCGCCCTGCTCGCCGACCGGATGGCCGCCTGCTCCCCCGCCGCCGGCTCCATGGGCGTCTTTCGCATCTACGATTTGGATGGGACGGAGCTTGCCCGCAGCCCCCTTACCTCCGGCTATTTCTCCCTGCCCGGCACCGGAGTCTACGACTACTTCCTCCATTTTGATCCGGTCCTCACCGATGACGAACAGCTCGCCCTGGCCCGCCTGCTCCGCGCCGATAAGGACCTCTGCGCCTTTTATGGGGCGGAGGGCGGCCTCTATGGAGAGGGCGATGTGGACAGACCGGGGCTCTATGGCGAGGTCACCGGCGTGGTGGAGCACAATGTGGTCTACCCACAAAAGCTGGTGTACTACTTTGCCGACGGCCCTCTCACCCTTCTCGACACCGACAGCGCCTATTTTGAAGGCAAGACCCTCACCACCCTCGCCTTTGACGCCGCCCGGCTGCAGTCCCCCCTCATCTGGAGCGATGATCCGCCGGAGCTGGCTCTGCAACTCTTCCGGCAGGCTCAGGCCCGTGTGGACAGTCTGGTGGGCAGCCGCGGGCCGTCCGCCAGCTGGGTCGGCGCCGTGGAAGGCGGCGCAGGCTACGCCCACTGCGGTATAGTGGCCCCCTACGACAATCTGATTTCCGCCTACGGCGCGGCCTACCCTCCCCTGCGTCTGGCCACCCACGGCCTCGGACTGCTCTATGGGAGCACCTTCTTCTTTGCCCTGCTCCTGGCTGTTCTGGTGGCCCGGTCTCAGTCCCGCTCCCTCCAGCGGGAGCGGGACCTCACCAACGCCGTGGCTCACGAACTCAAGACCCCGCTGGCCCTGGTGCGCTCCTATGCCGAGGGGCTCAGCGAGGACATCGCCCCGGAAAAGCGGGAGGAATATCTCTCCGTCATCGTGGAGGAGTCGGACCGGATGGCCGCCCTGGTGGGCTCCCTCCTGGACCTCTCCCGGCTGGAGTCGGGGCGTGCCCGGTTCCAGCCCGTTCCGGTGGCGCTGGACCAGGTGGTGCGGGACGTGCTCCGTCCTCTGGAGCACCCAGCCCGTAAAAAGGGGATCACCCTCTCCCTGACGCTGGAGCCCTGCACCCTGTCCGGGGACCGGGAACAGCTCACCCGGCTGGTCGGCAACCTGGCCTCCAACGCCCTGCGCCACTGCGCTCCCAGGGGCGAGGTGCGCTTCCTGCTCCGTGTGGAAAAGGGCAGCGCCCTTCTCCGGGTGGAAAACGACGGAGACCCCATTCCCCCAGAGGTCCTGCCCCGGCTCTTCGAGCCCTTTTACAAGGCGGACCCTGCCCGGACCCGGACCCAAGGCGGCACCGGGCTGGGGCTTGCCCTGGTGCAGGAGATCACCGCTCTTCACGGCGGGCGGTGCGGCGCGGACTCCCTTGCCTCCGGTGCGGCCTTCTGGTGCACGTTTCCCATTTGCCAAGCGCCCGATTCCATGGTATGA